A region of Haloplanus sp. XH21 DNA encodes the following proteins:
- a CDS encoding translation initiation factor eIF-2B, with protein sequence MIDETIEEIRRMQTHSSSVVAVKATEALRDLLDRDYQNVEAYERDLERNAGALRRANPSHASLHKAMREVVEDVVGVADTVEEAKAQTDRVIDRIAEEIEMGKRRSADRAADTFDDGESFLTHDFSTTVLEAIETAATGGTHLTAYVTEARPRYLGRKTARRLAEMDRVDPHLVVDSAAGYFLDQCDRVIVGMDCIVEDTLYNRVGTFPLAAAADVADVPVTVVGSQSKVIDDDFVFENESRPPAEVIREPVEGVTVENPAYDATPMDLIDSVVTDQGQFEP encoded by the coding sequence ATGATCGACGAGACGATCGAGGAGATCCGCCGGATGCAGACCCACAGTTCGTCGGTGGTCGCGGTCAAGGCGACCGAGGCCCTGCGCGACCTGCTCGATCGCGACTACCAGAACGTCGAGGCGTACGAACGCGACCTCGAACGCAACGCGGGGGCGCTCCGGCGAGCCAACCCCTCGCACGCGTCGCTTCACAAGGCGATGCGAGAGGTCGTCGAAGACGTCGTCGGCGTGGCCGACACCGTCGAGGAGGCGAAAGCCCAGACGGATCGCGTCATCGATCGCATCGCCGAGGAGATAGAGATGGGCAAGCGGCGGTCGGCCGACCGCGCGGCCGACACCTTCGACGACGGTGAGAGCTTCCTCACCCACGACTTCTCCACGACCGTCCTGGAAGCCATCGAGACGGCGGCCACGGGTGGCACCCACCTCACCGCGTACGTCACCGAGGCCCGCCCGCGGTATCTCGGCCGCAAGACAGCCCGGCGACTCGCGGAGATGGACCGCGTCGACCCTCACCTCGTCGTCGACAGCGCGGCCGGGTACTTCCTCGATCAGTGTGACCGCGTGATCGTCGGCATGGACTGCATCGTCGAGGACACGCTCTACAACCGCGTGGGCACGTTCCCCCTCGCCGCCGCGGCCGACGTGGCCGACGTCCCCGTCACCGTCGTCGGCTCCCAGTCGAAGGTCATCGACGACGACTTCGTGTTCGAAAACGAGTCCCGGCCGCCCGCGGAAGTGATCCGTGAACCGGTCGAGGGGGTCACCGTCGAGAACCCCGCCTACGACGCGACGCCGATGGACCTGATCGACAGCGTGGTC